In a genomic window of Mycolicibacterium neoaurum VKM Ac-1815D:
- a CDS encoding nuclear transport factor 2 family protein: protein MQVFRQAVEARDEQAIADLLADDVVFTSPVAFAPYPGKAITAAILRAVLRVFEDFHYVREITDTGGRDSALVFNAVVGGKQVTGCDFLHVNDDGLIDDFTVMVRPLSAATALSAAMAEQFDRITREALADEAASN from the coding sequence ATGCAGGTGTTCCGTCAGGCCGTCGAGGCGCGCGATGAGCAGGCGATCGCCGACCTGCTCGCCGACGATGTGGTGTTCACCAGCCCGGTCGCCTTTGCCCCGTATCCGGGTAAGGCGATCACCGCGGCAATCCTGCGCGCGGTGCTGCGGGTCTTCGAAGACTTTCACTATGTCCGAGAGATCACCGACACCGGTGGTCGAGATTCGGCGCTGGTGTTCAACGCCGTCGTCGGAGGAAAGCAGGTCACCGGTTGCGATTTTCTGCACGTCAACGATGACGGTCTCATCGACGACTTCACCGTGATGGTGCGACCGCTCTCGGCGGCCACAGCACTCTCGGCGGCTATGGCCGAGCAGTTCGACCGCATCACACGCGAGGCGCTGGCCGACGAGGCAGCCTCCAACTGA
- a CDS encoding antitoxin MazE family protein, with amino-acid sequence MAVRERVGEYRRRMRERGLRPLQVWVPDVRTETFAAEAHRQASLVAQAEDVSDDQDFVEAISVPWDEE; translated from the coding sequence GTGGCGGTGCGGGAACGGGTTGGCGAGTATCGCCGGCGGATGCGGGAGCGGGGCTTGCGACCTCTGCAGGTCTGGGTGCCTGATGTGCGGACGGAGACCTTCGCGGCCGAGGCTCACCGTCAGGCGTCGTTGGTTGCGCAAGCCGAAGACGTCAGCGACGACCAGGATTTCGTTGAGGCGATCTCGGTGCCTTGGGACGAGGAGTGA
- a CDS encoding HAD-IIA family hydrolase: protein MSTTPQCWLTDMDGVLVREEHALPGAAEFLQALSDRQRPFLVLTNNSIFTPRDLAARLARSGLIVPEESIWTSALATAAFLHDQLPGGSAYVIGEAGLTTALHHVGYTLTDVGPDFVVLGETRTYSFEAITKAIRLILGGARFIATNPDVSGPSAEGPLPATGSVAALITKATGREPYFVGKPNPMMFRSAMNRIDAHSEGTVMIGDRMDTDVVAGIEAGLETILVLTGSTTREEIERYPFRPSRVFESIADVIELV from the coding sequence ATGAGTACCACACCGCAGTGCTGGCTGACCGACATGGATGGCGTCTTGGTCCGGGAGGAGCACGCCCTGCCAGGGGCCGCGGAGTTCCTCCAGGCACTCAGCGACCGGCAGCGACCCTTCCTGGTACTCACCAACAACTCGATCTTCACCCCACGTGACCTGGCGGCCCGGTTGGCGCGGTCGGGCCTGATCGTGCCCGAGGAGTCGATCTGGACCTCGGCCCTTGCGACGGCGGCCTTCCTGCACGACCAGCTGCCGGGCGGCTCGGCCTATGTGATCGGCGAGGCCGGCCTGACCACGGCGCTGCACCACGTGGGCTACACGTTGACCGACGTCGGTCCGGACTTCGTCGTGCTGGGAGAGACGCGGACTTACTCGTTCGAGGCCATCACCAAGGCAATCCGCCTGATTCTCGGCGGTGCGCGTTTCATCGCCACCAACCCCGACGTGAGCGGTCCGTCGGCGGAGGGCCCTCTGCCTGCCACGGGCTCGGTCGCCGCGCTGATCACCAAGGCGACCGGCCGAGAGCCCTACTTCGTCGGCAAGCCGAATCCGATGATGTTCCGCAGCGCGATGAACCGCATCGACGCCCATTCGGAAGGCACCGTGATGATCGGCGACCGGATGGACACCGACGTGGTTGCGGGCATCGAGGCGGGGCTGGAGACGATCCTCGTGCTCACCGGCTCGACGACGCGCGAGGAGATCGAGCGTTATCCGTTCCGGCCAAGCCGGGTGTTCGAATCCATCGCCGACGTAATCGAACTCGTCTGA
- a CDS encoding type II toxin-antitoxin system PemK/MazF family toxin, with translation MNRGEIWTVAGGVYAAKPRPAVIVQDDLFDATSSVTVAPMTSTLLDAPLMRIRIAGGADLLSGLDHDSDVMIDKLTTVRKSNVHARVGRLTAEQVVEVERALMAFLGLAR, from the coding sequence GTGAACCGAGGAGAGATCTGGACCGTAGCGGGGGGCGTCTATGCAGCGAAGCCGCGTCCGGCAGTGATTGTTCAGGATGACCTCTTCGACGCGACAAGTTCAGTGACCGTGGCGCCGATGACCAGCACGCTGTTGGATGCACCTTTGATGCGCATTCGGATAGCCGGCGGAGCAGACCTGCTGTCCGGACTTGACCACGACAGTGACGTGATGATCGACAAGCTCACCACCGTGAGAAAATCGAATGTCCATGCTCGTGTCGGCCGTCTGACTGCCGAGCAAGTGGTCGAGGTCGAGCGAGCCTTGATGGCGTTCCTCGGCCTCGCGCGATGA
- a CDS encoding class I SAM-dependent methyltransferase: protein MARTDHDSWDLASSVGATATGVAAGRALAARGPEPLLDDPYAEPLVRAVGLDAFTRMISEDADEVADDPVFNRQQMAEQVTVRTRFFDDFFLRAGAAGIRQAVILASGLDTRAYRLPWPAGTVVYEIDQPKVIEFKTRTLAELGATPTAELRTVGIDLRADWSTALRERGFNPDQPTAWSAEGLLIYLPPEAQDRLFDDITALSAPGSALATEHVPDLSILADDDRMAEFAQRWQRYGMADQWTDLVYQGERAQVPAYLSGAGWQVTARGTVDLYAANGFALPDHEMMTELADLTYISAVLSDPTPGR, encoded by the coding sequence ATGGCACGCACCGATCACGACAGTTGGGACCTGGCCTCCAGCGTGGGAGCCACCGCCACCGGAGTCGCCGCCGGCCGCGCGCTGGCAGCCCGCGGACCGGAGCCCCTACTCGATGACCCCTACGCCGAACCACTGGTTCGCGCCGTTGGTCTGGACGCGTTCACCCGCATGATCAGCGAGGACGCCGACGAGGTCGCCGACGACCCGGTCTTCAACCGTCAGCAGATGGCCGAACAGGTCACCGTGCGCACCCGGTTCTTCGACGACTTCTTCCTTCGGGCCGGAGCCGCAGGCATCCGGCAGGCCGTGATCCTGGCCAGCGGCCTGGACACCCGCGCCTACCGGCTGCCCTGGCCGGCCGGCACGGTGGTCTATGAAATCGACCAGCCTAAGGTCATCGAATTCAAGACCCGCACGCTGGCCGAGTTGGGTGCCACCCCGACCGCCGAGCTTCGCACCGTCGGCATCGACCTGCGCGCGGACTGGTCGACCGCCCTGCGCGAGCGGGGCTTCAACCCCGACCAACCGACGGCGTGGAGCGCCGAGGGGCTGCTGATCTATCTGCCGCCGGAGGCTCAGGACCGCCTCTTCGACGACATCACCGCGCTCAGTGCCCCCGGCAGCGCGCTGGCCACCGAACACGTTCCCGATCTCAGCATTCTCGCCGACGACGACCGCATGGCCGAATTCGCCCAGCGCTGGCAGCGCTACGGCATGGCAGACCAATGGACCGACCTCGTCTACCAAGGTGAGCGCGCCCAGGTGCCCGCTTACCTGAGCGGCGCCGGCTGGCAGGTCACCGCCCGAGGCACCGTAGACCTGTACGCCGCCAACGGTTTCGCCCTGCCCGACCACGAGATGATGACCGAACTCGCCGACCTGACCTACATCAGCGCCGTGCTGTCGGACCCGACACCCGGCCGCTGA
- a CDS encoding MarR family winged helix-turn-helix transcriptional regulator, which produces MVDTDAPELQLLDALYRLNKLVVADAREHVAATAQLDLVDFLVLRTVKLGIDTPSDLVSDLGLNPSVLSRALSKLADSGLVTREIDLADSRRSRIRLTDNGVKTTDDIGQRLRPSLAQRLRLLSPDRTRILLESLEILCGNTVD; this is translated from the coding sequence ATGGTTGACACCGACGCTCCGGAACTGCAGCTCCTCGACGCTCTCTACCGACTCAACAAATTGGTCGTGGCCGACGCCCGCGAGCACGTCGCCGCGACCGCACAACTGGACCTCGTGGACTTCCTGGTCCTGCGCACGGTCAAACTGGGCATCGACACTCCGAGTGACCTCGTAAGCGATCTCGGACTCAATCCGTCGGTTCTCAGTAGGGCGTTGTCCAAGCTTGCCGACTCGGGATTGGTGACCCGCGAGATTGACCTCGCCGACTCGCGAAGATCGCGGATTCGTTTGACGGACAACGGCGTAAAGACCACCGATGACATCGGGCAGCGGCTTCGACCCAGCCTGGCCCAGCGACTCCGCCTCCTGTCCCCCGACCGGACTCGAATCCTGTTGGAGAGCCTTGAAATCCTCTGCGGGAACACGGTCGACTGA
- a CDS encoding TetR/AcrR family transcriptional regulator: protein MDQRRTDTREQIQSVALELFAEKGYDRASLRGIAERLHVTKAALYYHFRTKEDILASVIEDFLLQLDTLVKWAHGQPSDVDVREEVLRRYSALLTGRTAQLARFMREGMAKIPELALGLKIRAHFAALIDVLAGPGESTENRLRAQVALAALQLATLSDPDLEPAGDETDRRAAALKIATELVQPSTPAP from the coding sequence ATGGATCAGCGACGAACCGATACCCGCGAGCAGATCCAGTCCGTGGCTCTAGAGCTGTTCGCCGAGAAGGGATACGACCGCGCTTCGCTGCGGGGGATCGCCGAGCGGCTGCACGTCACCAAGGCCGCGCTGTACTACCACTTCCGCACCAAGGAAGACATCCTCGCCAGCGTGATCGAGGACTTCCTCCTTCAGCTGGATACGCTGGTGAAGTGGGCCCATGGACAGCCCTCCGACGTCGACGTCCGCGAGGAGGTACTGCGTCGCTACAGCGCACTGCTGACCGGGCGCACCGCGCAGCTGGCCCGCTTCATGCGCGAGGGCATGGCGAAGATCCCAGAGTTGGCACTTGGCCTGAAGATTCGTGCTCACTTCGCCGCGCTGATCGATGTGCTGGCCGGGCCCGGCGAGTCCACTGAAAACCGGCTACGTGCACAGGTCGCCCTGGCTGCACTGCAACTGGCCACCCTGTCCGATCCCGACCTCGAACCCGCCGGCGACGAGACCGACCGCCGCGCCGCCGCTCTGAAAATCGCTACCGAGCTCGTCCAGCCGTCGACCCCCGCGCCGTAG
- a CDS encoding MarR family winged helix-turn-helix transcriptional regulator: MAADDGIERLAEAVRQSALLATRHLLNREELSVSAMEVLHTLSVEGPTRLTVLTEAISISQPAMTQLIQRLERRELVTRAADPDDGRATIVAVTDHARYLLNRLRIEDNGKLEFLLSTLTASDQEALRLALYVAGPIIEQLNANAARLARAST; the protein is encoded by the coding sequence ATGGCAGCGGACGACGGTATCGAGAGGCTCGCCGAAGCTGTTCGGCAGTCTGCACTGTTGGCGACTCGGCATCTGCTCAATCGCGAAGAACTCAGCGTGTCCGCGATGGAGGTGCTGCACACGTTGAGCGTCGAGGGCCCGACCCGGCTCACGGTGCTCACCGAGGCCATCAGCATAAGCCAGCCGGCGATGACCCAGCTGATTCAGCGTCTCGAACGCCGCGAGTTGGTAACTCGTGCAGCCGACCCCGACGATGGTCGCGCAACCATCGTCGCCGTCACCGATCATGCACGATATCTGCTGAATCGGTTACGCATCGAGGACAACGGAAAGCTCGAATTTCTTCTGTCCACATTGACGGCGAGCGATCAAGAAGCGTTACGGCTTGCGCTGTATGTGGCCGGACCGATCATCGAGCAACTCAACGCCAACGCGGCGCGGCTGGCACGGGCCAGCACCTGA
- a CDS encoding TetR-like C-terminal domain-containing protein, whose translation MAVLYRRWANKDDLTLAALAHYRDSNPVELADTGSLRGDLLAALTGMGRTRAAFFAMAAAAAFSGLMAASELTPAEVRDRILGDQPTERIRAIYQQAHDRGEIDVDQIPAALLTMPFDLVRHDLLMYVEPVAHERIRSIVDDLFLPLVDHYAR comes from the coding sequence GTGGCGGTGCTGTACCGTCGCTGGGCCAACAAGGATGACCTGACGCTTGCCGCGCTCGCGCATTATCGCGACAGCAATCCCGTTGAACTCGCCGACACAGGCAGCCTGCGCGGGGATCTGCTTGCCGCGCTGACGGGCATGGGCCGCACCCGCGCAGCCTTTTTCGCCATGGCAGCCGCTGCGGCATTCTCCGGACTGATGGCCGCCAGCGAGCTAACCCCCGCCGAGGTGCGCGATCGAATCCTGGGAGACCAACCGACGGAACGGATCAGGGCCATCTACCAGCAGGCCCACGATCGCGGCGAGATCGACGTGGACCAGATCCCCGCCGCATTGCTCACCATGCCTTTCGATCTGGTGCGCCACGATCTGCTCATGTATGTCGAACCCGTTGCGCACGAACGCATCCGGTCCATCGTCGACGACCTGTTTTTGCCACTCGTCGACCACTACGCGAGGTGA
- a CDS encoding PadR family transcriptional regulator, protein MALRDAVLASLLEGEASGYDLAKRFNRSVANFWTATPQQLYRELERMDDQGLIEARVVAEGRRPAKRLYSLTAAGREAFRAFTREQPTPIAIRDDLLVMVQGLDAGDVTTIRDAIAKQIHWATEKLAVLQNLQARMLGDRSEDDYLASTDAAVGPYLTLLRGITFEQENIRWAERALAVIDRKGLP, encoded by the coding sequence ATGGCTCTTCGCGATGCGGTACTTGCCTCACTCCTGGAAGGTGAGGCATCGGGCTATGACCTGGCGAAACGCTTCAATCGCTCGGTGGCCAACTTCTGGACTGCCACCCCTCAGCAGCTCTACCGTGAGCTGGAACGCATGGACGATCAAGGCCTGATCGAGGCGCGCGTCGTGGCCGAGGGTCGCCGGCCGGCCAAGCGGCTCTACAGTCTCACCGCGGCCGGTCGCGAAGCCTTTCGCGCCTTCACCCGTGAACAGCCCACCCCCATTGCGATCCGCGATGATCTGTTGGTCATGGTGCAAGGCCTCGACGCCGGTGACGTGACGACGATCCGCGATGCCATCGCCAAGCAAATTCATTGGGCGACCGAGAAACTCGCAGTTTTACAGAACCTTCAGGCGCGCATGCTCGGCGACCGTTCCGAGGACGACTACCTGGCGAGCACCGACGCCGCAGTGGGTCCCTATCTGACTCTGCTGCGGGGGATTACCTTCGAACAGGAGAACATTCGCTGGGCCGAACGCGCCCTGGCGGTGATCGATCGCAAGGGACTCCCCTGA
- a CDS encoding TIGR03086 family metal-binding protein: MNISGSRNDVHTDPRRTLDRAMATAGGVISEVRPQQLTGATPCVGMDVRALLAHLVGVLERIAALGLGANPLAVNDSAVDDDRWLDAWWASAGRATDAWIDDALLDRHMALPWIEGAGAKVLASYVSELTVHTWDLAVATGQRPEWDDEVVEEAFAAMRGMLPVENRLTRYEEISAARGFDEVTVPFAEAVTIAQDASAIERLVAWTGRDPRRFLDTTPTIPL, encoded by the coding sequence ATGAACATCTCAGGCTCCCGCAACGACGTCCATACCGATCCCCGGCGCACTCTCGACCGCGCCATGGCCACGGCCGGGGGAGTCATCTCCGAAGTCCGGCCGCAGCAGCTCACCGGTGCGACACCTTGCGTGGGGATGGACGTGCGAGCGCTGCTGGCCCACCTCGTCGGCGTGCTGGAGAGGATCGCCGCGCTCGGTCTCGGCGCGAATCCGCTGGCCGTCAACGACAGTGCGGTGGACGATGATCGCTGGCTCGATGCGTGGTGGGCGTCGGCGGGTCGAGCCACCGACGCGTGGATTGACGATGCCCTGCTCGACCGACATATGGCATTACCGTGGATCGAAGGTGCTGGGGCGAAGGTTTTGGCCTCTTACGTCAGCGAGTTGACCGTTCATACCTGGGACCTGGCCGTAGCCACGGGTCAGCGGCCCGAATGGGATGACGAGGTGGTGGAGGAGGCATTCGCCGCGATGCGAGGCATGCTGCCGGTGGAGAACCGGCTGACCCGCTACGAGGAGATCTCGGCGGCGAGGGGGTTCGACGAGGTCACCGTACCGTTCGCCGAGGCTGTCACGATCGCGCAGGATGCTTCCGCCATCGAGCGGCTGGTTGCCTGGACGGGCCGCGATCCGCGCCGCTTCCTCGACACGACGCCAACGATCCCGTTGTGA
- a CDS encoding amidohydrolase family protein yields the protein MTDDSTTTPGRIDFHHHFMPTSMLTSGLFGDTSGWKFQKDEAGWTPQVSVDFMDQLQIDTAILSIPNDIESRLPEGKRRHVARELNTLTRQAMEDHPGRFGLFAHLPTPTDVDAALEELTYAFDVLGADGITLTNVYGVGDEARSLGDPIFEPLWAELDRRRALVFLHGEQTPGSNRAPSKFLPTPVSETPNETYKGAADLVTSGRKRQFPNVRIILSHSGGSTPVLAARVATLGAFHLGCELSADEILADFRTFYYETALSGFETNLVALESFVEPDHILFGTDFPAANPKTVNWFTNNVDAYFEARPEMLARVMHDNAYSLLPRLTAGTPAQL from the coding sequence ATGACTGATGACAGCACCACCACACCCGGCCGCATCGACTTTCACCACCACTTCATGCCGACCAGCATGCTCACCTCGGGCCTCTTCGGCGACACGTCCGGCTGGAAGTTCCAAAAGGACGAGGCCGGTTGGACACCGCAGGTCAGTGTGGACTTCATGGATCAGCTGCAGATCGATACTGCGATCCTGTCCATACCCAACGACATCGAATCGCGGCTCCCCGAGGGCAAGCGTCGTCACGTAGCCCGCGAGTTGAACACGTTGACCCGCCAGGCAATGGAAGACCACCCAGGACGGTTCGGTCTGTTTGCGCATCTTCCCACCCCGACGGACGTCGACGCCGCGCTGGAAGAGCTGACCTACGCCTTCGATGTGCTGGGGGCTGACGGAATCACCCTCACCAACGTCTACGGCGTCGGCGATGAGGCCCGATCCCTGGGCGACCCGATTTTCGAACCGCTGTGGGCCGAACTCGACCGTCGCCGCGCGCTGGTGTTCTTACACGGTGAGCAGACACCCGGTAGCAACCGGGCGCCGAGCAAGTTCCTGCCCACCCCGGTCAGTGAAACTCCGAACGAAACCTACAAGGGCGCAGCGGATCTCGTGACCAGCGGGCGCAAGCGGCAGTTCCCGAACGTGAGGATCATCCTCTCCCATTCTGGCGGTAGCACACCAGTTCTCGCCGCTCGCGTCGCCACATTGGGCGCGTTCCATCTCGGCTGCGAACTGAGTGCAGACGAAATCCTCGCCGACTTCCGGACGTTCTACTACGAGACCGCCCTATCAGGTTTCGAGACCAACCTGGTGGCTCTCGAGAGCTTCGTCGAGCCGGACCACATTCTCTTCGGTACCGACTTCCCTGCCGCCAACCCGAAAACCGTGAATTGGTTTACGAACAACGTAGACGCGTACTTCGAAGCTCGGCCCGAGATGCTCGCGCGGGTCATGCACGACAACGCATACAGCCTCTTGCCCCGGCTGACCGCCGGAACCCCGGCGCAACTGTAG
- a CDS encoding alpha/beta hydrolase family protein: protein MPLEIPYEDTTLPGWFFRAPGGQNPTLVMVNGADGAASYLWPGYGSEASERGYHVVLFDGPGQQRMLFERGIGFRPDFENVLSPVVDATLRLPGVDPRRLALYAVSQGGYWAPRALAFEHRFAAAVIDDGVVDVSEAWHAMLSPELGEMLRRGDRAGFDAAVGRLPASVRRIFAWRAKPYGCGSFFDTYGEAARYRITSELAARITTPVLIGDPDDEGYFAGQPRRLYDMIAGEKTLVRFTRAEGAAGHCEPMARALAAQRFFDYLDDRLEVTDQGSGCRRPR from the coding sequence GTGCCGTTGGAGATCCCGTATGAGGACACCACATTGCCCGGATGGTTCTTCCGGGCACCGGGAGGCCAGAATCCGACCCTTGTGATGGTCAACGGGGCCGACGGCGCGGCGAGCTATCTATGGCCCGGTTACGGTTCCGAGGCATCAGAGCGCGGCTACCACGTCGTGCTGTTCGACGGGCCCGGGCAGCAACGGATGCTCTTCGAACGGGGCATCGGGTTCCGACCAGATTTCGAGAACGTCCTGTCGCCGGTGGTGGATGCGACACTGCGATTGCCGGGTGTAGACCCGCGGCGGCTCGCGCTCTATGCGGTCAGCCAGGGCGGGTACTGGGCGCCGCGCGCCCTGGCATTCGAACACCGCTTCGCTGCCGCCGTCATCGACGACGGGGTGGTCGACGTCTCCGAAGCGTGGCACGCGATGCTTTCGCCCGAACTGGGGGAGATGCTGCGCCGCGGTGACCGGGCCGGCTTCGACGCCGCGGTCGGACGGCTCCCGGCCAGCGTTAGACGCATCTTCGCGTGGCGGGCCAAACCCTATGGCTGCGGGAGCTTTTTCGATACCTACGGCGAGGCCGCGCGGTACCGCATCACGTCCGAACTCGCCGCTCGGATCACCACGCCGGTACTGATCGGCGACCCCGACGATGAGGGTTACTTCGCCGGTCAGCCCCGGCGGCTCTACGACATGATCGCGGGGGAGAAGACCCTCGTCCGCTTCACCAGAGCCGAGGGGGCGGCCGGTCATTGCGAGCCGATGGCGCGGGCACTGGCAGCCCAACGGTTCTTCGACTATCTCGACGATCGCCTCGAGGTCACGGACCAGGGGAGCGGCTGCCGACGGCCTCGGTGA
- a CDS encoding NAD(P)-dependent oxidoreductase, producing the protein MTNLLVLGGSGRTGVHVLAHAVTRGHHVRALVRNPDAVRAPGGVELIAGSPSNIEDIRKAARGAEAVVSTLNNSRASDNPWAKAVSPPMFMTDAIRNVLAVMTEQNIRRIVVNSSMGAGDDWNRISPFARFFVNISNIKAGFVDHNGVDEVVRASGTDWTLVRAVALTDKPAGGPVRAAVRGTDKPGSRINRADLAAFLVDTVDDRTWIHQAPLVWNATG; encoded by the coding sequence ATGACTAATCTGCTTGTCCTCGGCGGCAGCGGTCGCACCGGCGTCCATGTGCTCGCGCATGCCGTGACACGTGGCCATCATGTGCGGGCCCTGGTGCGTAACCCCGACGCCGTTCGCGCCCCGGGCGGCGTCGAACTGATCGCGGGCTCACCGTCGAACATCGAAGACATTCGAAAGGCTGCCCGGGGTGCGGAGGCGGTGGTCAGCACACTCAACAACTCGCGCGCATCCGACAACCCGTGGGCCAAGGCCGTCAGCCCGCCGATGTTCATGACCGATGCGATTCGTAACGTCCTGGCGGTGATGACCGAGCAGAACATCCGTCGGATCGTCGTCAACTCCTCAATGGGTGCCGGCGACGATTGGAATCGGATCAGCCCGTTCGCCAGATTCTTCGTGAACATCTCGAATATCAAGGCCGGCTTCGTCGACCACAACGGAGTCGATGAGGTTGTACGTGCCTCCGGCACCGATTGGACTCTGGTCAGGGCGGTCGCGCTCACCGACAAGCCGGCCGGTGGACCCGTGCGGGCCGCGGTGCGCGGAACCGACAAACCTGGCTCGCGCATCAACCGTGCCGATCTTGCTGCCTTCCTCGTCGATACCGTTGACGATCGCACCTGGATCCACCAAGCGCCGCTCGTCTGGAACGCCACCGGCTGA
- a CDS encoding helix-turn-helix domain-containing protein, translating into MKRDVDYTWRLAELMAAHGMHNSTDLIPRLAERGIQLSRPQVYRIVHQRPERVALQLMAALCDILGCGVEDLVTVTATDTRKKKTASGTTAPPNVVELNKSIRPRRARIITDGND; encoded by the coding sequence ATGAAACGCGACGTCGACTACACCTGGCGCCTCGCCGAGCTGATGGCCGCACACGGCATGCACAACAGCACCGACCTCATCCCCCGCCTCGCCGAACGCGGCATACAGCTGTCGCGGCCACAGGTCTACCGCATCGTGCACCAACGCCCCGAACGCGTCGCCCTGCAACTGATGGCAGCACTGTGCGACATCCTCGGCTGCGGCGTAGAAGATCTCGTCACCGTCACCGCCACCGACACCCGCAAGAAGAAGACCGCCTCAGGCACCACCGCACCACCCAACGTCGTCGAACTCAACAAATCCATCCGACCCCGACGAGCACGCATCATCACCGATGGCAACGATTAA
- a CDS encoding acyl-CoA dehydrogenase family protein has product MGFNLDLTEEQCDLQKWVHGFAADVLRPAAAEWDEREELPWPVLKEAADIGLYSWDALNQFFADPTGLLLCLVAEELFWGDAGAAMVLFGTNLALGGLLSAGTPEQFAEWGPQCLGDKSDPKVGAFCVSEPDAGSDVSKLRTRARYDEATDEWVLNGQKAWITNGGVAAIHVVVASVDPELGSRGQATFVIPEGTKGLVGNRKILKLGLRSSHTADVFLDDVRVPGHCLLGGKDRLDERLARAREGARTGTQNALSTFEFTRPIVGAQALGIARAAYEYALGYAKERNAFGRPIIDNQAIAFALADMRTEIDAARLLVWRAAWMAASGKAFEAGEGSMSKLKASEVAVWATERAVQILGGAGYSREHPVERWFRDAKIYTIFEGTSEIQRLVISRAISGIRIR; this is encoded by the coding sequence ATGGGCTTCAACCTGGATCTCACCGAGGAACAATGCGATCTGCAGAAGTGGGTGCACGGCTTCGCTGCCGACGTGCTGCGCCCGGCCGCCGCGGAATGGGATGAGCGCGAGGAACTTCCGTGGCCGGTGCTCAAAGAGGCGGCCGATATCGGACTGTACAGCTGGGATGCGCTCAACCAGTTCTTCGCCGACCCGACCGGCTTGCTGTTGTGTCTGGTCGCCGAGGAGCTCTTCTGGGGCGATGCCGGTGCGGCGATGGTGCTCTTCGGGACCAACCTCGCATTGGGCGGGCTGCTGTCCGCGGGCACTCCGGAGCAGTTCGCCGAATGGGGTCCGCAGTGCCTCGGGGACAAGTCCGACCCCAAGGTCGGGGCGTTTTGCGTGTCCGAGCCCGATGCCGGCTCGGATGTGTCGAAGCTGCGCACCAGGGCCCGTTATGACGAGGCCACCGATGAATGGGTGCTCAATGGGCAGAAGGCGTGGATCACCAACGGAGGAGTAGCCGCGATCCACGTCGTCGTCGCGTCGGTCGATCCCGAGTTGGGGTCCCGCGGGCAGGCCACCTTCGTGATCCCGGAGGGCACCAAGGGGCTGGTCGGCAACCGTAAGATTCTCAAGCTGGGTCTGCGGTCGTCGCATACCGCCGATGTGTTCCTCGACGACGTGCGGGTGCCCGGGCATTGCCTGCTGGGCGGAAAGGATCGCCTCGACGAGCGGCTGGCCCGTGCGAGGGAGGGCGCACGCACCGGCACTCAGAACGCGTTGAGCACCTTCGAGTTCACTCGGCCCATCGTCGGTGCGCAAGCTCTGGGCATTGCGCGGGCCGCCTACGAGTATGCCCTTGGTTACGCCAAGGAGCGGAATGCGTTCGGTCGTCCGATCATCGACAACCAGGCCATCGCCTTCGCGCTGGCCGATATGCGTACCGAGATCGACGCCGCCCGTCTGCTGGTGTGGCGTGCCGCGTGGATGGCCGCTTCCGGCAAGGCCTTTGAGGCCGGTGAAGGTTCGATGTCGAAGCTCAAGGCCAGCGAGGTGGCCGTGTGGGCCACCGAACGGGCTGTGCAGATCCTCGGTGGCGCCGGGTACAGCCGGGAGCATCCCGTGGAGCGGTGGTTCCGAGATGCCAAGATCTACACCATCTTCGAGGGCACATCTGAAATTCAACGGCTGGTCATCTCGCGGGCCATCTCCGGTATCAGAATTCGCTGA